One genomic window of Candidatus Kuenenia stuttgartiensis includes the following:
- a CDS encoding cation-translocating P-type ATPase: MTELQWHTMHANEVIKNLDTSVDAGLSLNETENRLKKYGYNQLEEKKGVSPFILFLGQFNNFIVWVLIAAAIVSGVLREWIDALAIIAIVIINAIIGFIQEYRAEKSLEALQKMSAPFSRVTRNGEIQSIPSRDIVPGDIVLLEAGDYVPADGRLCSSFSFMTQEASLTGESTPVGKSTEPLPNPSLPIADQKNMVFMGTSVTSGKGTCVIVTTGMHTELGKIAGLIQEAGKEETPLQRKLEVFGKKLVYLCLGIVTIVFLLELCRKDPLLEAFLISVSLAVAAIPEGLPAIVTIALALGVQRMVKRHVLIRKLPSVETLGCATVICSDKTGTLTQNEMTVRKIFANGKTIDVSGTGYMPDGNFLVNGESLLGIDQKALEKTLEIGVLCNNTHLKKEDATWKVIGDPTEGAILSAAGKTGIWKEMLDKQFPLISEIPFDSERKKMSTIRGTSPALQVCEKGAPDVILQDCTKIYHDGTTRDLTENDIQVILEENNNLAGSALRVLGVAYKPLDREITNPVPDTVEREMIFVGLLAMIDPPRPEVKEAVAVCHTAGIKTVMITGDHKNTARAIGEELGFLSSNSSKAIDGIELDALSDDDLAKEVSKIAVYARVTAEHKLRIVKAWKKQGDVVAMTGDGVNDAPAVKEANIGVAMGITGTDVTKEASDMVITDDNFASIEAAIEEGRGIYDNIKKSIHYLLSCNTGEILTMLLASIFNLPIPLFPIQILWINIATDGLPALALGVDTVDPDIMKRLARRSTEQIIDKRLGILILFQGFLIAMSTLLAYTYVLYYGTRAIPDYLYHWFCNEAAPHLLRGDIELARTIAFCVMVVSQLFHSFNCRNARRSLFEIGVFTNNKLLLAAGISLAIQVAIVYTPFFEDIFRVRPLELIDWITVFGFSSLTFIIMEVVKYGKREKN; encoded by the coding sequence ATGACTGAATTACAGTGGCATACAATGCATGCCAATGAGGTAATAAAGAACCTTGATACTTCGGTTGACGCCGGACTTAGCCTTAACGAAACGGAAAACAGGCTAAAGAAATACGGATACAATCAACTGGAAGAAAAAAAAGGTGTATCTCCCTTCATCCTCTTTTTGGGGCAGTTTAATAACTTTATTGTCTGGGTATTGATTGCTGCCGCCATAGTCTCCGGAGTTTTGAGGGAATGGATCGATGCGTTAGCCATTATTGCTATCGTTATTATTAATGCGATTATTGGGTTCATACAGGAATACCGCGCGGAGAAATCACTTGAGGCCTTACAAAAAATGTCTGCACCCTTTTCAAGGGTAACACGGAACGGCGAAATACAATCCATCCCCTCCCGGGATATTGTGCCGGGAGATATTGTATTGTTGGAGGCAGGTGATTACGTCCCTGCTGATGGCAGACTATGCTCTTCCTTTAGTTTTATGACCCAAGAGGCTTCTCTTACAGGAGAGTCAACGCCGGTTGGTAAGTCCACTGAACCACTCCCCAATCCTTCTTTACCCATTGCCGATCAGAAAAATATGGTATTTATGGGGACCTCGGTAACGAGTGGTAAAGGGACGTGCGTTATTGTAACAACGGGAATGCACACAGAGTTGGGCAAGATTGCCGGTCTCATTCAGGAGGCAGGGAAGGAAGAGACCCCCCTTCAGCGAAAGCTCGAGGTGTTTGGGAAAAAATTGGTTTATTTGTGTTTGGGGATCGTAACAATCGTATTCCTTTTGGAGTTGTGTAGAAAGGATCCATTATTAGAGGCATTCCTCATATCTGTGAGCCTTGCCGTGGCTGCCATTCCGGAAGGTCTTCCAGCAATCGTGACTATTGCCTTAGCCTTAGGGGTGCAACGCATGGTGAAACGGCACGTACTGATCCGAAAGCTTCCATCAGTAGAAACTTTGGGATGTGCTACAGTTATTTGCTCAGACAAAACAGGCACTTTAACACAAAACGAGATGACCGTAAGAAAGATATTTGCCAATGGTAAAACCATTGACGTATCGGGGACGGGTTACATGCCGGATGGAAATTTTCTTGTCAACGGAGAATCTCTTCTGGGAATTGACCAGAAAGCACTCGAAAAGACACTGGAAATAGGTGTGTTATGTAACAATACCCACCTTAAAAAAGAAGACGCTACATGGAAGGTTATTGGCGACCCTACAGAGGGCGCCATCTTAAGTGCAGCAGGAAAGACAGGTATCTGGAAGGAAATGTTGGATAAACAATTCCCCCTCATTTCAGAAATTCCTTTTGATTCAGAACGAAAGAAGATGTCTACAATAAGAGGTACCTCCCCTGCTTTACAGGTATGTGAAAAAGGTGCGCCTGATGTAATCTTACAGGATTGTACAAAGATTTATCATGATGGAACGACAAGGGATTTGACAGAAAACGATATACAGGTCATTTTGGAGGAAAACAATAATTTGGCAGGGTCTGCCCTGCGCGTCCTCGGTGTGGCATACAAGCCTCTTGACCGGGAAATCACCAACCCTGTCCCTGACACAGTAGAAAGAGAGATGATCTTTGTGGGACTATTAGCCATGATTGACCCACCCAGACCAGAGGTCAAAGAAGCCGTTGCCGTTTGTCATACAGCCGGTATAAAGACGGTCATGATTACGGGTGATCACAAGAATACAGCCCGGGCTATTGGGGAAGAGCTGGGATTTCTTAGCAGCAATTCCTCAAAGGCTATTGATGGAATAGAGTTAGATGCGCTTTCCGATGACGATTTAGCAAAAGAAGTGTCAAAGATAGCCGTATATGCACGTGTAACTGCTGAACACAAACTCAGGATTGTAAAGGCATGGAAGAAACAGGGAGACGTTGTGGCCATGACCGGTGACGGCGTAAATGACGCCCCTGCTGTAAAAGAAGCAAACATCGGCGTAGCCATGGGTATTACAGGAACCGATGTCACAAAAGAGGCGTCCGATATGGTTATAACGGATGACAATTTTGCTTCCATAGAGGCAGCCATTGAAGAGGGACGAGGTATTTATGACAACATTAAGAAGTCCATCCACTATCTGCTCTCGTGTAATACCGGTGAGATTTTGACAATGCTCCTCGCATCGATATTCAATCTTCCTATCCCCCTATTCCCTATCCAGATATTATGGATAAATATTGCCACCGATGGTCTGCCGGCATTGGCCTTGGGTGTCGATACGGTAGATCCTGACATTATGAAAAGACTGGCAAGAAGGTCAACAGAACAAATCATAGACAAGCGTCTAGGTATCCTGATTCTATTTCAGGGTTTTCTCATTGCCATGAGTACCCTTCTGGCATATACGTATGTCCTGTACTATGGAACCCGTGCAATACCTGACTATCTTTACCACTGGTTTTGTAATGAAGCGGCTCCTCACCTGTTGCGTGGGGATATCGAGCTGGCCAGAACAATTGCCTTCTGTGTGATGGTCGTCTCACAATTATTTCACTCTTTTAACTGCAGGAATGCAAGACGTTCCTTATTTGAAATTGGTGTTTTTACCAATAATAAACTCCTGCTGGCAGCGGGGATTTCGTTGGCCATACAGGTGGCTATCGTCTATACCCCTTTCTTCGAAGATATTTTCAGAGTAAGACCGCTGGAGTTAATTGATTGGATTACCGTCTTTGGTTTTTCTTCTCTTACCTTCATTATCATGGAGGTAGTTAAATATGGTAAAAGGGAAAAGAATTAG
- a CDS encoding radical SAM protein has product MDNNGNPIPHTIFISLLSDCNLACDHCYARIYKEKKILPGEMLENILLQAESLGSFIFMLTGGEPMLYPNLMEILSGHKNSFFILITNGTMISEAVAKKLSGLPHIIPVISLEGDLRETDKRRGAGVYHNVMNAFANLKNNKILYGFSITVTAENVELIQVEEAFLEKYPFGAKLGLFIEYIPTGRSHDYGLSLSTQQRTLFRQWFLNLKERTNTYLLHLPNDGRLLDCSRKAGSEFIHINPEGYTASCILLPSDKYSVSESPLEVCIQRLYKDNEEDKHLCETSESHPCVNYRKRLKMQYKT; this is encoded by the coding sequence ATGGATAATAATGGCAATCCCATCCCTCATACTATTTTTATAAGTCTTCTCTCTGATTGCAATCTTGCCTGTGATCATTGTTATGCCAGGATCTATAAGGAAAAAAAAATTTTGCCGGGAGAAATGTTAGAAAATATTCTTTTACAAGCTGAATCATTGGGTAGTTTCATTTTTATGCTTACGGGTGGCGAGCCTATGCTATATCCAAATCTCATGGAGATTTTAAGCGGCCATAAGAATAGTTTTTTTATCCTGATAACGAATGGGACTATGATTTCTGAAGCTGTTGCAAAAAAGTTGTCCGGATTACCGCATATAATTCCGGTAATTAGTTTGGAAGGAGATTTAAGAGAGACTGATAAACGACGGGGCGCTGGTGTCTATCATAATGTTATGAATGCCTTTGCAAATCTGAAAAACAATAAAATACTCTATGGTTTTTCTATCACGGTTACAGCAGAGAATGTTGAATTAATTCAAGTAGAAGAGGCATTTTTGGAAAAGTACCCTTTTGGCGCCAAGTTAGGATTATTTATAGAATATATACCGACTGGCAGATCGCATGATTACGGGCTATCCCTATCAACACAACAACGGACTTTATTTAGGCAATGGTTTTTAAATCTGAAAGAAAGAACGAATACCTACTTACTGCATCTTCCAAATGATGGCCGTCTCTTGGACTGTAGCAGGAAGGCGGGAAGTGAATTCATCCATATTAATCCGGAAGGTTATACAGCATCGTGTATATTGTTGCCGTCTGACAAATATAGTGTGTCAGAGTCGCCTCTCGAAGTGTGCATACAAAGATTATATAAAGACAACGAGGAAGACAAGCATCTGTGCGAAACAAGTGAAAGCCATCCCTGTGTGAATTACAGGAAAAGATTAAAAATGCAGTATAAGACATGA
- a CDS encoding response regulator, whose product MMKTILVVKDDKNQLLLYKQELESEGYNVITARNGVEGIKVVNDYLPDIIVMDIIMPKMDGLEAMGKILSKHRKIPIIINTAFSCYKVSFLSWSADAYIRKSSDLQELKNKIKELLENK is encoded by the coding sequence ATGATGAAAACCATTCTTGTAGTAAAAGATGATAAAAACCAACTATTACTGTATAAACAGGAATTGGAAAGCGAGGGGTATAATGTTATCACCGCAAGGAACGGCGTAGAAGGCATAAAAGTGGTAAATGATTATTTGCCGGACATAATAGTCATGGACATTATTATGCCAAAAATGGATGGACTCGAAGCTATGGGGAAAATTTTAAGCAAACACAGGAAAATACCAATCATTATTAACACGGCGTTTAGTTGTTATAAGGTAAGTTTTTTGTCCTGGTCAGCCGATGCGTACATAAGAAAATCCTCTGATCTTCAAGAATTGAAAAATAAGATAAAAGAATTATTAGAAAACAAGTAA
- the glgX gene encoding glycogen debranching protein GlgX, with amino-acid sequence MTEWPGKAYPLGATWDGAGVNFSLFSENATGVELCLFDGQDGNHEVARIRMAHHTDQVWHTYLPTVRPGQLYGYRVYGPYEPKSGHRFNPAKLLLDPYAKAISGTICWSDALFGYTPGHKEADLSKDDGDSAPNIPRCVVVDPAFTWGDDVSPGTPWHKTLIYELHVKGFTKQHPGVPKELQGTYAGLTCHAVIDYLHSLKITAVELMPVHHFVDEKDLIGRGLSNYWGYNSIGFFAPAARYSGSGIMGEQVNEFKTMVKTFHREGIEVILDVVYNHTAEGNHLGPTLSFRGIDNANYYHLASDNKRYYVDYTGCGNMPNMIHPRVLQLIMDSLRYWVLEMHVDGFRFDMASALARELHEVDRLGAFFDIIHQDPVLSQVKLIAEPWDLGPGGYQVGNFPILWTEWNGKYRDTVRQFWHGDKGVAGNLAYRLTGSSDLYEHGGRRPYASINFITAHDGFCLHDLVSYNEKHNEANGEGNKDGTDYNLSWNCGIEGPTDNQEVAKLRERQKRNFIATLILSQGVPMLLAGDEIGRTQKGNNNAYCQDNEISWIDWDLDKPRQELLEFTRLLTQLRHQHPVMRRRHFFQGRKITGSEVKDLTWFRPDGKEMTDEDWNNPSTHSLALCLAGYAIEEVDERGKQIVDDTLLILMNVHHESISFVLPAHNPKIQWKTLIDTREATGKRSIQLMKGGELYSLEARSLVLLQLVEERRSSPLA; translated from the coding sequence ATGACTGAATGGCCAGGTAAAGCGTATCCGCTTGGCGCTACCTGGGATGGAGCGGGGGTTAACTTCTCGCTCTTCTCAGAGAATGCCACGGGTGTGGAATTGTGTCTATTCGATGGACAGGACGGAAATCATGAAGTAGCCCGTATCCGGATGGCTCATCACACCGATCAGGTCTGGCATACCTATCTACCCACAGTGCGCCCGGGTCAACTTTATGGATACCGTGTTTATGGTCCCTATGAACCTAAGTCAGGTCACAGGTTTAATCCGGCCAAACTTTTACTGGATCCATACGCCAAGGCGATCTCTGGAACCATCTGCTGGAGTGATGCGCTGTTTGGCTATACACCGGGGCACAAGGAAGCTGATCTTTCCAAAGACGATGGAGACAGTGCGCCTAATATCCCCAGGTGTGTTGTCGTTGATCCCGCATTTACATGGGGAGATGATGTGTCCCCTGGCACTCCATGGCATAAGACCCTGATTTATGAGCTGCATGTGAAAGGCTTTACGAAACAACATCCTGGTGTACCAAAAGAACTGCAAGGGACGTATGCCGGCCTGACATGCCATGCGGTAATAGATTACCTTCATTCACTGAAAATTACCGCAGTTGAATTAATGCCGGTACACCATTTCGTGGATGAAAAAGATCTCATCGGACGCGGTCTTTCTAATTACTGGGGTTACAATTCTATAGGATTTTTCGCTCCGGCGGCGCGTTATTCCGGTTCCGGTATAATGGGAGAGCAGGTTAATGAGTTTAAGACCATGGTTAAAACCTTCCACCGCGAAGGTATAGAGGTCATTCTCGATGTGGTATACAATCATACTGCTGAAGGAAATCATCTGGGGCCAACTCTTTCTTTTCGCGGAATAGACAACGCCAATTATTACCACCTTGCATCAGACAACAAGCGCTATTATGTGGATTACACAGGATGCGGAAATATGCCGAATATGATACACCCGCGTGTACTTCAACTTATTATGGACAGCTTACGGTATTGGGTGCTGGAAATGCACGTTGACGGGTTCCGTTTTGACATGGCGTCTGCCCTGGCACGCGAGCTTCATGAAGTAGACCGGCTTGGCGCCTTCTTCGATATAATCCATCAGGACCCGGTGTTGTCGCAAGTCAAACTTATTGCCGAACCATGGGACCTGGGGCCAGGAGGTTACCAGGTAGGAAATTTTCCCATCCTCTGGACGGAATGGAACGGAAAATATCGTGATACGGTGAGACAATTCTGGCATGGTGATAAAGGTGTAGCAGGGAATCTTGCCTATCGTCTGACAGGGAGCAGTGATCTTTACGAGCACGGAGGCCGAAGGCCATATGCCAGCATAAACTTTATAACGGCACACGATGGATTCTGTCTTCACGACCTCGTTAGTTATAATGAAAAGCATAATGAGGCTAACGGAGAGGGAAACAAGGATGGAACAGATTACAACCTGAGCTGGAATTGTGGAATAGAAGGACCAACCGACAACCAGGAAGTCGCAAAATTACGAGAGCGGCAAAAACGCAATTTTATTGCCACCCTTATACTATCACAGGGGGTACCCATGTTGCTGGCAGGAGATGAAATAGGCCGTACCCAAAAGGGTAACAATAATGCATATTGTCAGGACAATGAGATTTCATGGATAGACTGGGATCTGGATAAACCGCGGCAGGAACTCCTGGAATTCACCCGTCTCCTAACTCAACTACGCCATCAACATCCTGTCATGAGGCGGCGGCACTTTTTTCAGGGACGAAAGATTACCGGCTCAGAGGTAAAAGACCTTACATGGTTCCGGCCTGATGGGAAGGAAATGACCGATGAGGACTGGAATAATCCTAGTACCCACTCTTTAGCGCTCTGCCTGGCCGGTTATGCAATAGAAGAAGTTGATGAACGTGGAAAACAAATTGTAGATGACACACTGTTGATTTTAATGAACGTTCATCATGAATCTATCTCTTTCGTTTTGCCGGCGCATAATCCAAAAATACAGTGGAAGACACTTATAGACACGCGGGAAGCAACGGGAAAGAGAAGCATACAACTAATGAAGGGTGGAGAACTTTACAGCCTTGAAGCACGATCCCTTGTATTGCTTCAATTAGTTGAGGAAAGGAGGTCATCGCCTCTTGCCTGA
- a CDS encoding HD domain-containing phosphohydrolase, which produces MLNRNVIKQNVMFLSITILLFILFGTVLYVGSSQIYEREAKWQHGKTTAQLVSGKKIIEEYFSWSAQNLLFLRDLPNTKDYADSDFESSHYKKIEEKIFRDFARVYKKYSQIKIIDASGHEIVRINKHQDDTTIIVPDSDLRDHRHHPHFQETMKLDKDQMCSSPIGVTIDQEKADGPCISVISFATPLFNSENEKNGILILDISFSEVLEVLPKNMFIQTEEGNIISLKQDGSVNFATSDYIFHDSSGWLYLSDVETIHYATVEFLPGKRFIVAMFHSHPLLKAGLQRLIWVSVLLLALFICLILVIGYINFSRFWALIEAQKAIIFSLVRLTEIRDQETGDHLERTRNYTIILARQLRKKKKYRKILKNEFLEDLYDAASLHDIGKVGIRDAILLKKTMLSDEEYKEMAEHPRIGKQVLQDAIDTFKLKQSFLILGRNICAYHHEKYNGKGYPEGLKGLQIPLEARIFAVCDVYDAMRSKRTYKEPLSHEETVKRIESDSGEHFDPDIVDAFLEIEKEFKGISVSENINIKVPKGFK; this is translated from the coding sequence ATGTTGAATAGGAATGTCATAAAACAAAACGTGATGTTTTTATCAATTACCATCCTTCTCTTTATACTTTTTGGGACAGTTCTATATGTTGGTAGCAGTCAGATATATGAAAGAGAGGCAAAATGGCAACACGGGAAAACCACTGCACAATTGGTTTCAGGCAAGAAAATAATCGAAGAATATTTTTCCTGGTCTGCACAGAATTTGCTATTTCTCAGAGATTTGCCAAATACTAAGGATTACGCAGATAGTGATTTTGAATCCAGCCATTATAAAAAAATTGAGGAGAAAATATTCCGCGACTTTGCAAGGGTATATAAAAAATATTCTCAAATCAAAATTATCGATGCTTCAGGACATGAGATTGTCAGGATCAATAAACATCAGGATGATACAACCATTATTGTTCCTGACTCTGATCTGCGAGACCACAGGCATCATCCCCATTTTCAAGAAACTATGAAGCTCGACAAGGATCAAATGTGTTCGTCACCAATAGGTGTAACTATTGATCAGGAAAAGGCGGATGGCCCGTGCATTTCGGTGATAAGTTTTGCGACCCCTCTGTTTAATTCTGAAAACGAGAAAAATGGGATTTTGATTTTAGACATATCTTTTTCAGAAGTGCTTGAAGTCCTCCCTAAAAATATGTTTATTCAAACTGAAGAAGGAAATATCATATCTTTAAAACAGGACGGATCTGTTAACTTTGCTACGTCGGATTATATTTTCCATGATAGTTCCGGGTGGTTATATCTTTCGGATGTAGAAACTATCCACTATGCAACGGTGGAGTTCCTTCCAGGTAAGAGATTCATAGTGGCTATGTTCCACAGCCATCCTTTACTAAAGGCAGGTTTACAACGATTGATATGGGTCTCCGTCCTGCTCCTGGCATTATTTATTTGTCTTATATTGGTTATTGGCTATATAAATTTCTCAAGATTCTGGGCGTTGATAGAGGCGCAGAAGGCTATTATATTTTCTCTGGTAAGACTTACCGAAATCAGAGACCAGGAAACAGGGGATCATTTAGAAAGGACAAGAAATTATACCATAATACTTGCAAGGCAGTTGCGAAAGAAAAAAAAGTACCGGAAAATACTCAAGAACGAATTTCTTGAAGACCTGTATGATGCAGCATCCTTACATGACATAGGAAAAGTGGGAATACGGGATGCCATCTTATTGAAAAAAACAATGCTATCGGACGAAGAATACAAAGAAATGGCGGAACACCCCCGTATAGGGAAACAGGTACTTCAGGATGCTATTGATACATTCAAACTGAAGCAATCGTTTCTTATTCTGGGCAGAAACATCTGTGCGTATCATCATGAAAAATATAATGGTAAAGGATACCCGGAAGGCTTAAAGGGGCTGCAAATTCCTCTGGAGGCAAGGATCTTTGCTGTGTGCGATGTCTATGATGCAATGAGATCAAAAAGGACTTATAAAGAACCCTTATCACACGAAGAGACAGTTAAACGTATAGAGTCTGATAGCGGCGAGCACTTCGATCCCGATATTGTGGATGCTTTTTTAGAAATCGAAAAGGAATTCAAGGGGATTAGCGTCTCTGAAAATATTAATATAAAAGTACCCAAAGGTTTTAAATAA
- a CDS encoding heavy metal-binding domain-containing protein, with amino-acid sequence MSHDHHHSAETAHENYEYMEAEHGIEDSYLCHMKHEGSKSDEPGKCPVCGMDLAKMEVNHHNDGHNHHYGHKHEQ; translated from the coding sequence ATGAGTCATGATCATCATCACAGTGCAGAAACTGCCCATGAAAATTATGAATATATGGAGGCAGAACATGGCATAGAGGATAGTTATCTTTGCCACATGAAACATGAAGGCAGTAAAAGCGATGAGCCTGGAAAATGTCCTGTGTGTGGGATGGATTTGGCAAAAATGGAAGTAAACCACCATAACGATGGGCATAACCATCATTACGGCCATAAGCACGAACAGTAA
- a CDS encoding multiheme c-type cytochrome, with protein MLIRKHLSMLSVLIAIVVSFPMVSGASAFVYQMTPMALSSANGSNSIFLQKSTSKETGKIVGKVTSTDGQPLTDITISIQTLTEETAYGSAFEDMATTNKKGKFKIKNLAPGKYIVRATPLSDEFYLPNDKFSVKVKSGKKKSVKIKLSSSSHPDSEYVGSTVCLGCHPDNKDWQETAHAKTIQTPASDTVVAPFSGNFMTTDDGKVAFRAFISGGDYKVTLYDLTNEAISVTYTVVRTHGGVSFAGKQRYHVKTGDSHYILPIQYNNRNADQSNPDAAWVSYEASTWYNNDGTLITTDEDTPPNKEKSFEQNCEGCHVTGLDITQNVNGEFVSNSKELGISCESCHGPGELHVSEGGGKARHIVNPKYLASDRGNEVCGQCHVRVKNKDGENSADFETEYPSIINGDEITPFIPGKVLADYIEETDADGNPTAGYWNDNDAGSLGENASENNHSKKHRQQYQDFIKSHHYNYAGQKCYQCHEPHVTGEAGTPQLRKRSDNNKICITCHDDFAETIEKDGEVQNRHAKHEFSSSSPGGSLCTGCHMPKTAKSAVNNDISSHVFDIIKPYASKAMADNNTANGIQNSSGTVITNSCAGCHSTDTDYGVERWYEWEEKD; from the coding sequence ATGTTAATAAGAAAACATCTATCAATGCTAAGTGTTTTAATTGCCATTGTTGTGTCTTTCCCAATGGTATCAGGGGCATCCGCTTTTGTATATCAGATGACGCCGATGGCTTTGTCTTCGGCAAACGGCTCAAATAGCATTTTTCTACAAAAAAGCACGTCTAAAGAAACAGGAAAAATAGTTGGCAAGGTAACCAGTACCGACGGGCAACCTTTAACAGATATAACGATCAGCATCCAGACACTTACAGAGGAAACGGCTTACGGGTCAGCCTTTGAGGACATGGCTACCACAAACAAAAAGGGAAAGTTTAAGATTAAAAACCTTGCGCCCGGTAAATACATTGTCAGAGCTACACCTTTATCTGATGAGTTTTATTTACCCAATGATAAATTTAGTGTAAAGGTAAAATCAGGGAAGAAAAAGAGTGTTAAAATAAAACTTTCTTCCTCGTCCCACCCGGACTCTGAATATGTAGGGAGTACGGTATGCCTGGGCTGCCATCCTGACAATAAGGATTGGCAGGAAACGGCTCACGCAAAAACCATCCAGACGCCGGCATCTGATACAGTTGTTGCTCCATTCAGTGGAAATTTTATGACCACGGATGATGGCAAAGTTGCCTTCAGGGCATTTATCAGTGGAGGCGACTATAAAGTCACCCTCTATGATTTGACCAATGAGGCTATTTCCGTCACATATACCGTAGTCAGAACTCATGGAGGCGTTTCCTTTGCAGGAAAACAGAGGTATCACGTAAAAACAGGAGATAGTCATTATATATTGCCCATACAATATAATAATAGAAATGCAGACCAAAGTAATCCCGATGCAGCCTGGGTTTCTTACGAAGCAAGCACATGGTATAACAATGACGGCACGTTAATAACAACAGACGAAGATACTCCTCCGAATAAAGAAAAATCTTTTGAACAGAATTGCGAGGGCTGTCACGTAACGGGATTGGATATTACACAAAATGTCAACGGAGAATTTGTTTCTAATTCAAAGGAACTGGGCATATCGTGTGAAAGCTGTCACGGGCCTGGCGAATTACACGTATCTGAAGGAGGTGGAAAAGCCAGGCATATCGTTAACCCGAAATACCTGGCCTCAGATCGTGGCAATGAAGTTTGCGGGCAATGTCACGTTCGTGTAAAAAACAAGGACGGTGAAAATAGCGCCGACTTTGAGACAGAATATCCCTCTATTATCAATGGCGATGAGATTACACCATTTATACCAGGTAAGGTACTGGCGGACTATATAGAGGAAACAGACGCCGACGGCAATCCAACGGCTGGTTATTGGAATGATAATGACGCCGGTTCTTTAGGTGAGAATGCCTCAGAGAATAACCATTCCAAGAAACATCGTCAACAATATCAGGATTTCATTAAGAGTCATCATTACAACTATGCAGGACAGAAATGTTATCAGTGTCATGAACCTCACGTTACGGGCGAGGCAGGCACACCTCAATTACGCAAGAGAAGTGACAATAATAAGATCTGCATTACATGCCATGATGATTTTGCGGAGACCATTGAGAAAGATGGTGAAGTACAAAACAGACATGCAAAACATGAATTCAGTTCTTCCAGCCCTGGTGGAAGCCTTTGTACAGGTTGTCATATGCCAAAAACTGCAAAGAGCGCAGTAAATAATGACATATCTTCTCATGTCTTTGATATTATCAAACCATACGCCAGCAAAGCGATGGCTGATAATAATACGGCTAACGGTATTCAAAACAGTTCTGGTACCGTGATTACAAATTCCTGTGCCGGTTGTCATTCAACTGATACAGATTATGGAGTGGAACGTTGGTATGAGTGGGAGGAAAAAGACTAG